From one Bacteroidales bacterium genomic stretch:
- a CDS encoding Gfo/Idh/MocA family oxidoreductase, which translates to MSLKSKKITRRDFITRSTLATAGLATIGPMAASSPKVRKNSIGANDRINIAVAGIRGRGQSLIQNFGEMENVHIKTLCDVDEKLFPDRVKMTEEVQGSRPGTEVDIRRVLEDPDIDAVGFATPNHWHALGTIWACQAGKHVYCEKPSSHNIFEGRKMVDAARKYNRIVQIGYQNRSRQNTNAAMKFLHEGGIGDIYMARGLCFKPRGDIGNPSNQPVPDGLHYDLWLGPAPELPFNPNYVHYNWHWHWAFGNGDTGNQGPHQFDIARWGLNKEEAPIKITSKGGYFVYDSTQETPNTQLSIFEYADGTILEFETRGLLTNGEFGEPGRTIGDFFYGSKGVMQIDSGGNWKTWMGRDYEPGPSSEGTSEEELDSMNLIGTGGGGHFENFIAAVRSGKREDLTCDVEVGHRSSILPHLGNISYRVGRELMFDGLSERFVDDEEANAYLSRNYREPFVVPKRL; encoded by the coding sequence ATGTCATTAAAATCAAAAAAAATCACACGCAGGGACTTCATTACCCGAAGCACCCTGGCAACTGCCGGATTGGCCACCATCGGTCCAATGGCTGCTTCCAGTCCTAAAGTAAGGAAAAATTCCATTGGTGCCAATGATAGGATTAACATTGCTGTGGCAGGAATTCGAGGCAGAGGGCAATCTCTTATACAGAATTTCGGAGAAATGGAGAATGTGCACATAAAAACACTATGTGACGTGGATGAAAAACTTTTTCCCGATCGGGTAAAGATGACCGAAGAAGTTCAGGGTTCCCGCCCCGGCACGGAAGTAGATATCCGCCGTGTACTGGAGGATCCTGATATCGATGCAGTCGGTTTTGCCACACCCAATCACTGGCATGCTTTGGGTACCATCTGGGCCTGTCAGGCAGGGAAACATGTGTATTGCGAAAAACCCTCATCTCACAATATATTCGAAGGGCGCAAAATGGTAGATGCAGCACGCAAGTATAACCGAATTGTTCAAATTGGATACCAGAACCGTTCCCGGCAAAACACCAATGCCGCGATGAAATTTCTCCATGAAGGCGGCATTGGAGACATTTATATGGCCCGGGGATTGTGCTTCAAGCCGAGGGGAGATATAGGTAATCCCTCAAATCAGCCGGTACCCGATGGACTGCATTATGATCTGTGGTTGGGTCCTGCCCCGGAACTTCCTTTCAATCCGAATTACGTCCATTATAACTGGCATTGGCACTGGGCATTCGGTAACGGTGATACAGGTAACCAGGGACCGCACCAGTTTGATATAGCCCGGTGGGGACTGAACAAGGAAGAAGCCCCCATCAAGATCACCTCCAAAGGCGGTTACTTTGTCTATGACTCAACCCAGGAAACCCCTAACACGCAGCTTTCAATTTTTGAATATGCCGACGGAACCATTCTGGAGTTTGAAACCCGCGGGCTTCTGACCAATGGTGAATTCGGAGAGCCCGGACGGACCATAGGTGATTTCTTTTATGGAAGCAAGGGAGTTATGCAAATCGATTCGGGAGGTAACTGGAAAACCTGGATGGGACGTGACTATGAACCAGGCCCATCTTCTGAAGGAACCAGCGAAGAAGAACTGGATTCTATGAATCTTATCGGCACCGGTGGAGGCGGACATTTCGAAAACTTCATTGCCGCCGTCCGTTCAGGTAAGCGCGAAGACCTGACCTGTGACGTGGAAGTTGGACATCGCTCCAGCATATTACCCCATCTGGGTAATATATCCTATCGTGTGGGGCGTGAGCTGATGTTTGACGGGTTGAGCGAGCGATTTGTGGATGATGAAGAGGCCAATGCATACCTGAGCAGAAATTATCGCGAGCCGTTTGTAGTTCCCAAACGCCTTTAA